The DNA segment AATAATATTTTCACCCATACGGTTAGATACAATTTTTTGAATATAGGTTTTGCCGGCGTTTTGATGTTATCAATTGTTCGATTCGAAGGATTCTTACACAAATTCTTGAGTTTAAGATTGTTTGTTCCGATCGCAAGATTGAGCTTTACGATCTATCTCTGGCATTTGGCTTTGATCGGAGTCGCTATGTCTATTCTCGGAATCAAATCGGTACCGGAATCGTCCTGGGTATTTTTTTCCCAATTCATAGTAATATTTATTCTGATCATTCTACTTGCGGTTCCACTTTATATTCTGGTCGAATATCCGTTTCAGAGACTACGTTTCAAAATGTTATCAAAATAAGGGAGCGGGAGATAGGAAAATACTTGAACGATTATTTTTCGTTTTTCAGTTTTTCGATTTCTCGTATCAGTTCCTCTTTACTCACATTAGGATCGGATTTCAGTTTACGTATCAGTTCGTCGGCGGTCGCCCTTTTGTTGATCGCTTTTTTATCCACGTTTCCTTGTAATAAAACGGGTTCCCCTGCCGAAACCGTCAGCTCCTTTATCGTATCGACGGGTTCCAGACTTCCGGAATGTTGAAAAACTTCGATCAGCTTGCATGGAATTTTGTCTTTTCCCACGAGAAAGATCATACCCGGTTTTATAAAATCTGTTTTCGAAAAAATTGCGATGATCCGTCCCGCCGCTTTTTTGCCCGCTTTGTAAAACACGGCTCCGGCTATTTCATTGTCTATCGTTGATTTTTTTTGATTTACGTTTGTTGTGATTCTTCCGAGAAAAGGTTCACCGATTTTATAAAAGATTCGTTTGGAAAACTTGAAAGACTTTCCGTCCGGAGCGATCTCCCCCCATAGGTTGCCGCTGGATGTAACATTTCCGACTTCCCTGACCTTTCCGGCAGCTCCCATTTCGCTGAGTTTCCATTCTTTAGGATCCGATTCTCTAGCCCCCATGTGGAGCACGTGAAATTCTTGGTATAAGGATTCCTGCAAAACGATTTCGTTTTGACTGGTTACGATTCCGCCGGATCGAATTCTCCATTCCTCTCTATCATCGCTTGCGATAAAGGAGAGACGAACTATAATTTTTCTCTCAAAAGAGAGCTCTCCATTTCCTTTTGGGAAGATACTGAGAACTTCAATTTTGAGCTTGTCGTCTTTTTCCCATTCTTTTGTTTCGGAAGAAACATAAAAACCGGACAGCTCCGGGCTTGGGGGGATCGGTTTTCCTTTTAGATCGCCGCCGCATCCGTTTAAGATAATTGTATATAATAAAATTAGAATATATAAAAATTTTGTTCTCATAAATGCCCCAAATGATAGAGTCCGAATTTTCTTGAAAAGGGTAAAGTATCTTTTTAGGCTTTGTTCTTTTTTGTTTCTCGAATCGTTTTTTTTACGTTTCGTTTTTTCCTCGAAATTACGGATTCCTTTTTGCCGTATTTCATAAATTTCTTTTTTAAATTTTCCGGAAACTTTTCGATCGAGTATCGCAGCATCGTTCTGGGCATTTTGTCCGCATTCTTTTCCAGAAAAAAAATCTCGGTTTCAAAATTTTGATTTCCAACTTCTCTTAACATCCAGCCGACACCTTTTTGGATCAGATCCTCCGAATCGGTTAAAAGTTCTTTTGCAATTTTTAAAGTGTCTTCAAATTCTCCCATTTTGATAAACGCATAGGTGGAGAGAATTGCGATTCTTCTTTCCCAAAGATTTTTAGACTTTGCGAGTTTATAGAGAATCTTTCGATTTCTTTTTAAAAGATAATCTCCGATCAAAATTCGAGCGCTCAGATCCACTAAATCCCAGTTGTTTACTTGTTTTAGATTTTTAAGATAAAACTCGTGCAGTTTTTTTTGTATTTTTGGATCGGCCCTTTTAAATTGATCGCAGAGAATAAAAAGGGAAGTCAATCTTTCCTCGTGGATGGGGGAGTGTAATAAAATCTTAATTTCCTCCAAGGGCAGGTTTTTATATAATTTCGCGATTTTTCTTTGATTGGGGACGACGATTCCTAAAAATATATCTCCTTCCGCGTAATCTCCCTGCCCTGTTTTAAAAAAACCGGCCAGAAAATTCGCTTTGATCGGATCTTCTAATTTTTGAAGAGCTTTTTGAACGTCCTTTGCGTTACCAAATTTTATCATCGATCTTTGTTAAAAGAAAGCGCTTCTTACGCAATTCTATTTTGGAGTCGAGTTGATTCTTTTATATCTGTTAAAACGCTTGCATTTTGATCGCCGACTCAACGTATCTTTAACTTTGTCCTTTCATTGAATATTTATAAAGTTTTCTTTTAGGATTTTTATTTTAGATTTTATAAGAATAGAATAGTTGATTGACTTCTTTAGACAATTGAGTTGGAATTTATAGCGGTTTCAAAATTTTTTAAAAGGAAAGACTCTATGTTTATCGGACATTATAGCGTTGCCTTTGCGCTTAAGAAGGCAGTCCCTCAAACTCCTTTTTGGTCTCTT comes from the Leptospira sp. WS92.C1 genome and includes:
- a CDS encoding DNA alkylation repair protein produces the protein MIKFGNAKDVQKALQKLEDPIKANFLAGFFKTGQGDYAEGDIFLGIVVPNQRKIAKLYKNLPLEEIKILLHSPIHEERLTSLFILCDQFKRADPKIQKKLHEFYLKNLKQVNNWDLVDLSARILIGDYLLKRNRKILYKLAKSKNLWERRIAILSTYAFIKMGEFEDTLKIAKELLTDSEDLIQKGVGWMLREVGNQNFETEIFFLEKNADKMPRTMLRYSIEKFPENLKKKFMKYGKKESVISRKKRNVKKTIRETKKNKA